Proteins from a single region of Oreochromis niloticus isolate F11D_XX linkage group LG7, O_niloticus_UMD_NMBU, whole genome shotgun sequence:
- the LOC109202785 gene encoding uncharacterized protein LOC109202785 isoform X2: MKGRSPAGKSDEQLQAVEGTADDVSTTSQKARQSQRVRTLTEKGKELYGEHIKKAAHRFSVRYEKWKVVIKDAKGAIDGLCSKDLLQEHVTKVLSASKDVNAAYDDFRRIESPDSDTRRRMDTCEAITKTIIESVRKCPSPSSAVVQRDEELWKDSESSSKSVASDVESQRDEKWKETESMPKLEASDRLSVKSHHTKLSSHSRVSSRHSSRLSAKRQDAAAEVAANEAALQVLLAQEIHMKEIERQEAEIAQRQKALEAKRREVERLETVKKLNAAKARQRVYEQSECSDEEIYNLLHHRSDKKNEVKSENNDQHMKRCSSPQNVTPQREVSTEDLVKAFAVSLNASRLPVPEPTIFSGDPIRYNDWKISFQTLIDRKNIPVEEKTYYLRKYVSGPARKAIEGYFPLGTESAYYAAWTVLEERYGNPFLVAKAFRDKLDAWPKISSKGSMELQAFADFLCCCKTAMSQMKGLEVLNDCNENQKMLAKLPDWLTSRWNRKVTEVQEETHTFPSFSQFVDFISREAKIACNPITSLYALKPSETEGAKTTRNRGNGAKVLATRSNERTVSASCVYCERSGHSLLKCRRFINESIVERLKFVQDKKLCFGCLNSGHRSKDCESRETCDTCNKRHPTCLHDNRNKEDRTRRHQTKNSDRTRQTNSDVSQDNSVTPTTSEATSNRVTQNVDDTHTSSIIPVWVSTKGEPEHEILVYALLDTQSDTTFILEETAQALHVKGESTQLKLTTMSSRNTVVACRKLSGLQVRGFYSNKTISLPVTYSRDFIPANRDHIPSPTTAKAWPHLECIASEIAPLQSCDVGLLIGYNCPQALVPREVVSGRENQPFAQKTDLGWSIVGYGNPCLDYGDAFGISHQVIVKEVVPDIQPSSNFTNKVHYVYRTQIKEIISPTEVIPTGEIKVGELSTSDPEVKKVQVHKIQVEEQRSLLDRLHKFSDWSRMVKAVARLKRYVKEAKDHKSRSHDISSLQERKEAELTIIKMVQETAFAQQIKTLQHHDVMQMKDKVNELHKLCPFLDDQGILRVGGRLTHAALHPNVKHPAILPRDSHVSALLVKHYHEKTYHQGRGITMNELRANGFWILGCSKIVSSYIYKCVKCRRFRRRTEQQKMADLPEDRMETTPPFTYCGMDCFGPFYVKEGRKELKRYGLLITCMCSRAVHLEMLDDLSTDSLINSLRAFMAIRGTVRQIRCDQGTNFVGTRNEFIGAFKEMDQAKLGKLDCEFLMNTPASSHMGGVWERQIRTIRSVLMSILEQSAKQLDSSSLRTFLYEVMAVINSRPLTTDQLCDPSNPEPLTPNHILTMKSTIISPPPGRFVKEDLYLRKRWRRVQLLANTFWTRWKKEYLLNLQGRQKWTKEHRNAKINDVVLLKDKITPRNQWKLARIIEVYPGKDGKVRKVKLLLSDPTLDRAGKRTSKPVHLERPIQKTVILMEAEEDSQPHSA, from the exons ATGAAAGGACGCAGCCCCGCAGGAAAGTCAG ATGAGCAACTACAAGCAGTTGAAGGCACAGCTGATGATGTTTCTACTACCTCACAAAAAGCACGACAGAGCCAACGAGTCCGTACGTTGACGGAAAAGGGCAAAGAACTGTACGGTGAGCACATAAAGAAGGCTGCACATCGTTTCAGTGTGCGCTATGAGAAGTGGAAGGTTGTCATTAAGGATGCCAAAGGAGCTATAGATGGTCTATGCTCAAAGGATCTGCTACAAGAACATGTTACCAAGGTTTTGAGTGCTTCTAAGGATGTGAATGCTGCCTATGATGACTTCAGACGTATTGAATCTCCAGATAGTGACACAAGACGAAGGATGGATACGTGTGAAGCCATAACAAAGACAATTATCGAATCTGTAAGGAAGTGTCCAAGTCCAAGTAGTGCGGTGGTTCAAAGAGATGAAGAACTTTGGAAGGACAGTGAGTCTTCATCTAAATCCGTAGCCTCAGATGTGGAAAGtcaaagggatgaaaaatgGAAGGAAACTGAGTCTATGCCTAAGTTAGAAGCCTCAGACAGGTTGAGTGTTAAGTCACACCACACTAAGCTCTCTTCTCATTCAAGGGTTTCCTCTAGACACTCCAGCAGGCTCTCAGCTAAAAGACAAGACGCAGCTGCTGAAGTTGCAGCAAATGAGGCTGCTCTCCAAGTTCTGCTTGCGCAAGAAATCCATATGAAGGAAATTGAAAGGCAAGAAGCAGAAATAGCACAAAGACAAAAGGCTCTAGAGGCTAAGCGCAGAGAAGTAGAGCGACTTGAGACTGtaaaaaagctgaatgcagcaaAGGCTCGACAGCGGGTGTATGAACAAAGTGAATGTTCAGATGAAGAAATATACAACCTACTTCACCATAGATCTGATAAGAAAAATGAAGTCAAGTCTGAAAACAATGACCAGCATATGAAACGGTGTTCCTCGCCACAAAATGTGACACCGCAACGTGAGGTGAGCACAGAAGATCTGGTCAAAGCATTTGCAGTGTCTCTTAATGCAAGTCGTCTTCCGGTACCAGAGCCAACAATATTCAGTGGCGATCCTATCAGATATAATGATTGGAAAATTTCCTTTCAGACTCTGATCGACAGGAAAAATATACCAGTTGAAGAGAAGACTTATTACCTGAGGAAATATGTAAGTGGCCCTGCAAGGAAAGCAATAGAAGGCTACTTCCCGCTTGGCACAGAGTCTGCATACTATGCAGCATGGACAGTTCTCGAAGAGAGGTATGGCAATCCCTTCCTCGTAGCAAAGGCCTTCAGAGACAAACTTGACGCATGGCCTAAGATAAGCTCTAAAGGCAGTATGGAACTTCAAGCATTTGCTGACTTCCTTTGCTGCTGTAAGACAGCCATGTCGCAAATGAAGGGGCTTGAAGTGCTCAATGACTGCAATGAAAACCAAAAAATGCTTGCAAAACTTCCAGATTGGCTGACTTCAAGGTGGAACAGAAAGGTTACAGAAGTGCAAGAAGAGACTCACACCTTTCCAAGCTTCAGCCAATTTGTAGATTTCATCTCACGGGAAGCCAAAATTGCCTGTAATCCCATAACATCTCTCTATGCTCTGAAGCCAAGTGAAACTGAAGGGGCAAAAACAACAAGGAACAGAGGCAATGGAGCAAAGGTGCTAGCAACTCGCTCAAATGAAAGGACTGTTAGTGCTAGTTGTGTGTACTGTGAAAGGTCGGGTCACAGTCTACTTAAGTGTAGAAGGTTCATAAATGAGAGCATTGTTGAGAGACTAAAGTTTGTTCAAGACAAGAAGTTATGTTTTGGCTGTCTGAACTCTGGTCATCGCTCCAAGGATTGTGAAAGTAGAGAAACCTGTGACACATGTAATAAAAGACATCCGACATGTCTTCATGACAATCGCAATAAGGAAGACAGAACAAGGAGACATCAAACCAAGAATAGTGACAGGACAAGACAAACGAACTCAGACGTCTCACAAGACAACAGTGTCACACCAACAACAAGTGAAGCAACTTCTAACAGAGTCACGCAGAATGTTGACGACACTCACACATCTTCCATTATTCCAGTATGGGTGTCAACCAAAGGTGAGCCAGAGCATGAAATTCTTGTGTACGCGCTCCTTGATACACAGAGCGATACAACCTTTATTCTTGAAGAAACGGCACAAGCTCTGCATGTCAAAGGTGAATCGACTCAGCTAAAGCTCACTACCATGTCTTCAAGAAACACAGTTGTGGCTTGTCGCAAGCTCTCAGGTCTACAAGTCAGAGGGTTCTACTCAAATAAGACCATTTCCCTACCAGTAACATATTCCAGAGACTTTATTCCCGCAAACCGAGATCACATTCCATCGCCTACAACAGCTAAGGCTTGGCCTCATCTTGAATGCATTGCAAGTGAGATCGCTCCACTACAAAGCTGTGATGTTGGTCTGCTGATTGGGTACAACTGCCCCCAAGCACTTGTTCCTCGTGAGGTTGTGTCTGGAAGGGAAAATCAGCCGTTCGCCCAAAAAACTGATCTGGGATGGAGTATTGTGGGTTATGGCAATCCATGTCTTGATTATGGAGATGCCTTCGGAATAAGTCACCAAGTCATTGTGAAGGAAGTGGTGCCTGACATTCAGCCTTCTTCAAACTTCACCAACAAGGTTCACTATGTCTACAGAACTCAAATAAAGGAAATTATCTCTCCCACAGAGGTCATACCCACTGGTGAAATTAAGGTGGGAGAGTTATCAACCAGTGACCCGGAGGTTAAGAAGGTTCAAGTCCACAAGATACAAGTGGAGGAACAAAGGTCCTTGTTAGATCGCCTACACAAGTTTTCCGACTGGTCGAGAATGGTTAAGGCAGTTGCTAGACTCAAGCGGTATGTGAAAGAAGCAAAGGATCACAAGAGTAGATCACACGACATCAGTAGCCTACAAGAGAGAAAGGAAGCAGAGTTAACGATCATAAAGATGGTTCAAGAAACCGCCTTTGCTCAGCAAATAAAAACCTTGCAACACCATGATGTGATGCAGATGAAAGACAAGGTTAACGAGTTACACAAGTTATGTCCATTTCTTGATGACCAAGGCATTCTTCGGGTAGGCGGACGCTTAACACATGCAGCTTTGCACCCCAATGTCAAGCATCCTGCGATCCTGCCAAGAGACAGTCACGTGTCGGCATTACTGGTCAAACATTATCACGAGAAGACATACCATCAAGGACGAGGGATCACCATGAATGAACTTCGAGCTAACGGATTCTGGATTCTTGGATGCAGCAAGATTGTGTCATCTTACAtctataaatgtgtaaaatgcaGAAGGTTCAGAAGGCgcacagagcagcagaagatggCAGACCTCCCAGAGGATCGGATGGAGACCACACCGCCATTCACCTACTGTGGGATGGACTGCTTTGGTCCTTTTTATGTCAAAGAAGGCCGCAAGGAGCTAAAGCGTTATGGCTTGCTAATCACTTGCATGTGCTCCAGGGCAGTGCATCTTGAAATGCTTGATGATCTCTCTACAGATTCCCTCATCAACTCCTTACGTGCATTCATGGCCATAAGAGGTACAGTTCGCCAGATAAGATGCGATCAAGGCACGAATTTTGTCGGCACTAGAAATGAGTTTATTGGAGCATTTAAGGAAATGGATCAAGCCAAGCTAGGGAAACTGGACTGCGAGTTTCTCATGAACACCCCAGCGTCTAGTCACATGGGTGGTGTCTGGGAAAGACAAATTCGCACCATAAGAAGTGTTCTCATGTCCATTCTGGAACAATCAGCCAAACAACTCGACAGCTCCTCTCTGAGGACATTCCTGTATGAAGTCATGGCAGTGATTAATAGCAGACCATTGACTACTGACCAACTATGTGATCCATCAAACCCAGAACCTTTAACACCGAATCACATACTAACCATGAAGTCCACAATCATCTCTCCACCTCCAGGAAGGTTTGTGAAAGAAGATCTTTATCTCCGTAAGAGGTGGCGTCGTGTTCAACTACTTGCCAACACTTTCTGGACAAGGTGGAAAAAGGAGTATTTGTTAAATCTTCAAGGCAGACAGAAGTGGACCAAGGAGCACAGAAATGCTAAGATCAATGATGTTGTCCTCCTGAAGGATAAGATAACTCCACGCAACCAGTGGAAGTTGGCAAGGATCATTGAAGTGTATCCTGGAAAGGATGGAAAAGTGAGGAAGGTGAAATTGCTGCTGAGTGATCCAACCCTGGATAGAGCAGGAAAACGTACCTCCAAACCTGTGCACCTGGAAAGACCCATTCAGAAGACAGTCATTCTGATGGAAGCGGAAGAAGATTCTCAACCGCACTCTGCTTAA
- the LOC109202785 gene encoding uncharacterized protein LOC109202785 isoform X1, giving the protein MAEFEANPEVSEKGDVEQLSADEQLQAVEGTADDVSTTSQKARQSQRVRTLTEKGKELYGEHIKKAAHRFSVRYEKWKVVIKDAKGAIDGLCSKDLLQEHVTKVLSASKDVNAAYDDFRRIESPDSDTRRRMDTCEAITKTIIESVRKCPSPSSAVVQRDEELWKDSESSSKSVASDVESQRDEKWKETESMPKLEASDRLSVKSHHTKLSSHSRVSSRHSSRLSAKRQDAAAEVAANEAALQVLLAQEIHMKEIERQEAEIAQRQKALEAKRREVERLETVKKLNAAKARQRVYEQSECSDEEIYNLLHHRSDKKNEVKSENNDQHMKRCSSPQNVTPQREVSTEDLVKAFAVSLNASRLPVPEPTIFSGDPIRYNDWKISFQTLIDRKNIPVEEKTYYLRKYVSGPARKAIEGYFPLGTESAYYAAWTVLEERYGNPFLVAKAFRDKLDAWPKISSKGSMELQAFADFLCCCKTAMSQMKGLEVLNDCNENQKMLAKLPDWLTSRWNRKVTEVQEETHTFPSFSQFVDFISREAKIACNPITSLYALKPSETEGAKTTRNRGNGAKVLATRSNERTVSASCVYCERSGHSLLKCRRFINESIVERLKFVQDKKLCFGCLNSGHRSKDCESRETCDTCNKRHPTCLHDNRNKEDRTRRHQTKNSDRTRQTNSDVSQDNSVTPTTSEATSNRVTQNVDDTHTSSIIPVWVSTKGEPEHEILVYALLDTQSDTTFILEETAQALHVKGESTQLKLTTMSSRNTVVACRKLSGLQVRGFYSNKTISLPVTYSRDFIPANRDHIPSPTTAKAWPHLECIASEIAPLQSCDVGLLIGYNCPQALVPREVVSGRENQPFAQKTDLGWSIVGYGNPCLDYGDAFGISHQVIVKEVVPDIQPSSNFTNKVHYVYRTQIKEIISPTEVIPTGEIKVGELSTSDPEVKKVQVHKIQVEEQRSLLDRLHKFSDWSRMVKAVARLKRYVKEAKDHKSRSHDISSLQERKEAELTIIKMVQETAFAQQIKTLQHHDVMQMKDKVNELHKLCPFLDDQGILRVGGRLTHAALHPNVKHPAILPRDSHVSALLVKHYHEKTYHQGRGITMNELRANGFWILGCSKIVSSYIYKCVKCRRFRRRTEQQKMADLPEDRMETTPPFTYCGMDCFGPFYVKEGRKELKRYGLLITCMCSRAVHLEMLDDLSTDSLINSLRAFMAIRGTVRQIRCDQGTNFVGTRNEFIGAFKEMDQAKLGKLDCEFLMNTPASSHMGGVWERQIRTIRSVLMSILEQSAKQLDSSSLRTFLYEVMAVINSRPLTTDQLCDPSNPEPLTPNHILTMKSTIISPPPGRFVKEDLYLRKRWRRVQLLANTFWTRWKKEYLLNLQGRQKWTKEHRNAKINDVVLLKDKITPRNQWKLARIIEVYPGKDGKVRKVKLLLSDPTLDRAGKRTSKPVHLERPIQKTVILMEAEEDSQPHSA; this is encoded by the coding sequence ATGGCAGAGTTTGAGGCTAATCCAGAAGTCAGTGAAAAGGGTGATGTGGAACAACTTTCTGCAGATGAGCAACTACAAGCAGTTGAAGGCACAGCTGATGATGTTTCTACTACCTCACAAAAAGCACGACAGAGCCAACGAGTCCGTACGTTGACGGAAAAGGGCAAAGAACTGTACGGTGAGCACATAAAGAAGGCTGCACATCGTTTCAGTGTGCGCTATGAGAAGTGGAAGGTTGTCATTAAGGATGCCAAAGGAGCTATAGATGGTCTATGCTCAAAGGATCTGCTACAAGAACATGTTACCAAGGTTTTGAGTGCTTCTAAGGATGTGAATGCTGCCTATGATGACTTCAGACGTATTGAATCTCCAGATAGTGACACAAGACGAAGGATGGATACGTGTGAAGCCATAACAAAGACAATTATCGAATCTGTAAGGAAGTGTCCAAGTCCAAGTAGTGCGGTGGTTCAAAGAGATGAAGAACTTTGGAAGGACAGTGAGTCTTCATCTAAATCCGTAGCCTCAGATGTGGAAAGtcaaagggatgaaaaatgGAAGGAAACTGAGTCTATGCCTAAGTTAGAAGCCTCAGACAGGTTGAGTGTTAAGTCACACCACACTAAGCTCTCTTCTCATTCAAGGGTTTCCTCTAGACACTCCAGCAGGCTCTCAGCTAAAAGACAAGACGCAGCTGCTGAAGTTGCAGCAAATGAGGCTGCTCTCCAAGTTCTGCTTGCGCAAGAAATCCATATGAAGGAAATTGAAAGGCAAGAAGCAGAAATAGCACAAAGACAAAAGGCTCTAGAGGCTAAGCGCAGAGAAGTAGAGCGACTTGAGACTGtaaaaaagctgaatgcagcaaAGGCTCGACAGCGGGTGTATGAACAAAGTGAATGTTCAGATGAAGAAATATACAACCTACTTCACCATAGATCTGATAAGAAAAATGAAGTCAAGTCTGAAAACAATGACCAGCATATGAAACGGTGTTCCTCGCCACAAAATGTGACACCGCAACGTGAGGTGAGCACAGAAGATCTGGTCAAAGCATTTGCAGTGTCTCTTAATGCAAGTCGTCTTCCGGTACCAGAGCCAACAATATTCAGTGGCGATCCTATCAGATATAATGATTGGAAAATTTCCTTTCAGACTCTGATCGACAGGAAAAATATACCAGTTGAAGAGAAGACTTATTACCTGAGGAAATATGTAAGTGGCCCTGCAAGGAAAGCAATAGAAGGCTACTTCCCGCTTGGCACAGAGTCTGCATACTATGCAGCATGGACAGTTCTCGAAGAGAGGTATGGCAATCCCTTCCTCGTAGCAAAGGCCTTCAGAGACAAACTTGACGCATGGCCTAAGATAAGCTCTAAAGGCAGTATGGAACTTCAAGCATTTGCTGACTTCCTTTGCTGCTGTAAGACAGCCATGTCGCAAATGAAGGGGCTTGAAGTGCTCAATGACTGCAATGAAAACCAAAAAATGCTTGCAAAACTTCCAGATTGGCTGACTTCAAGGTGGAACAGAAAGGTTACAGAAGTGCAAGAAGAGACTCACACCTTTCCAAGCTTCAGCCAATTTGTAGATTTCATCTCACGGGAAGCCAAAATTGCCTGTAATCCCATAACATCTCTCTATGCTCTGAAGCCAAGTGAAACTGAAGGGGCAAAAACAACAAGGAACAGAGGCAATGGAGCAAAGGTGCTAGCAACTCGCTCAAATGAAAGGACTGTTAGTGCTAGTTGTGTGTACTGTGAAAGGTCGGGTCACAGTCTACTTAAGTGTAGAAGGTTCATAAATGAGAGCATTGTTGAGAGACTAAAGTTTGTTCAAGACAAGAAGTTATGTTTTGGCTGTCTGAACTCTGGTCATCGCTCCAAGGATTGTGAAAGTAGAGAAACCTGTGACACATGTAATAAAAGACATCCGACATGTCTTCATGACAATCGCAATAAGGAAGACAGAACAAGGAGACATCAAACCAAGAATAGTGACAGGACAAGACAAACGAACTCAGACGTCTCACAAGACAACAGTGTCACACCAACAACAAGTGAAGCAACTTCTAACAGAGTCACGCAGAATGTTGACGACACTCACACATCTTCCATTATTCCAGTATGGGTGTCAACCAAAGGTGAGCCAGAGCATGAAATTCTTGTGTACGCGCTCCTTGATACACAGAGCGATACAACCTTTATTCTTGAAGAAACGGCACAAGCTCTGCATGTCAAAGGTGAATCGACTCAGCTAAAGCTCACTACCATGTCTTCAAGAAACACAGTTGTGGCTTGTCGCAAGCTCTCAGGTCTACAAGTCAGAGGGTTCTACTCAAATAAGACCATTTCCCTACCAGTAACATATTCCAGAGACTTTATTCCCGCAAACCGAGATCACATTCCATCGCCTACAACAGCTAAGGCTTGGCCTCATCTTGAATGCATTGCAAGTGAGATCGCTCCACTACAAAGCTGTGATGTTGGTCTGCTGATTGGGTACAACTGCCCCCAAGCACTTGTTCCTCGTGAGGTTGTGTCTGGAAGGGAAAATCAGCCGTTCGCCCAAAAAACTGATCTGGGATGGAGTATTGTGGGTTATGGCAATCCATGTCTTGATTATGGAGATGCCTTCGGAATAAGTCACCAAGTCATTGTGAAGGAAGTGGTGCCTGACATTCAGCCTTCTTCAAACTTCACCAACAAGGTTCACTATGTCTACAGAACTCAAATAAAGGAAATTATCTCTCCCACAGAGGTCATACCCACTGGTGAAATTAAGGTGGGAGAGTTATCAACCAGTGACCCGGAGGTTAAGAAGGTTCAAGTCCACAAGATACAAGTGGAGGAACAAAGGTCCTTGTTAGATCGCCTACACAAGTTTTCCGACTGGTCGAGAATGGTTAAGGCAGTTGCTAGACTCAAGCGGTATGTGAAAGAAGCAAAGGATCACAAGAGTAGATCACACGACATCAGTAGCCTACAAGAGAGAAAGGAAGCAGAGTTAACGATCATAAAGATGGTTCAAGAAACCGCCTTTGCTCAGCAAATAAAAACCTTGCAACACCATGATGTGATGCAGATGAAAGACAAGGTTAACGAGTTACACAAGTTATGTCCATTTCTTGATGACCAAGGCATTCTTCGGGTAGGCGGACGCTTAACACATGCAGCTTTGCACCCCAATGTCAAGCATCCTGCGATCCTGCCAAGAGACAGTCACGTGTCGGCATTACTGGTCAAACATTATCACGAGAAGACATACCATCAAGGACGAGGGATCACCATGAATGAACTTCGAGCTAACGGATTCTGGATTCTTGGATGCAGCAAGATTGTGTCATCTTACAtctataaatgtgtaaaatgcaGAAGGTTCAGAAGGCgcacagagcagcagaagatggCAGACCTCCCAGAGGATCGGATGGAGACCACACCGCCATTCACCTACTGTGGGATGGACTGCTTTGGTCCTTTTTATGTCAAAGAAGGCCGCAAGGAGCTAAAGCGTTATGGCTTGCTAATCACTTGCATGTGCTCCAGGGCAGTGCATCTTGAAATGCTTGATGATCTCTCTACAGATTCCCTCATCAACTCCTTACGTGCATTCATGGCCATAAGAGGTACAGTTCGCCAGATAAGATGCGATCAAGGCACGAATTTTGTCGGCACTAGAAATGAGTTTATTGGAGCATTTAAGGAAATGGATCAAGCCAAGCTAGGGAAACTGGACTGCGAGTTTCTCATGAACACCCCAGCGTCTAGTCACATGGGTGGTGTCTGGGAAAGACAAATTCGCACCATAAGAAGTGTTCTCATGTCCATTCTGGAACAATCAGCCAAACAACTCGACAGCTCCTCTCTGAGGACATTCCTGTATGAAGTCATGGCAGTGATTAATAGCAGACCATTGACTACTGACCAACTATGTGATCCATCAAACCCAGAACCTTTAACACCGAATCACATACTAACCATGAAGTCCACAATCATCTCTCCACCTCCAGGAAGGTTTGTGAAAGAAGATCTTTATCTCCGTAAGAGGTGGCGTCGTGTTCAACTACTTGCCAACACTTTCTGGACAAGGTGGAAAAAGGAGTATTTGTTAAATCTTCAAGGCAGACAGAAGTGGACCAAGGAGCACAGAAATGCTAAGATCAATGATGTTGTCCTCCTGAAGGATAAGATAACTCCACGCAACCAGTGGAAGTTGGCAAGGATCATTGAAGTGTATCCTGGAAAGGATGGAAAAGTGAGGAAGGTGAAATTGCTGCTGAGTGATCCAACCCTGGATAGAGCAGGAAAACGTACCTCCAAACCTGTGCACCTGGAAAGACCCATTCAGAAGACAGTCATTCTGATGGAAGCGGAAGAAGATTCTCAACCGCACTCTGCTTAA
- the pdcd2l gene encoding LOW QUALITY PROTEIN: programmed cell death protein 2-like (The sequence of the model RefSeq protein was modified relative to this genomic sequence to represent the inferred CDS: inserted 1 base in 1 codon) yields the protein MASRAQEVALLGLCDGEIESKKQRCSYLTNKVGGRPDWPPGIAARSPRCGRCRVPLVHVVQVYCPVDTSPYHRNLHLFACPGAECSGRSECWAVLRSQCLEAEVRTPGPPALAREAPLRVTDWCDTADDWGMGGEEDDDGWGGGAKQNTPVKEETGAPEAAVGETDISSRLCDLSLGDLQEDVSTFRPFFISVVEETDVCGEDSDLEHAQDLLREYERREGVAVGELEGSGGGGDEKYEKTRARHGDAVFSRFMKTISVCPQQILRYCRSGKPLFISEPPSNVAQLVPACGSCGGSRTFELQLMPALVSLLQGNAAXAGVELEFGTVLVYTCTDSCWTSGSDSAVEEFCFVQTDPDQQLFV from the exons atggcCTCACGCGCTCAGGAGGTGGCTCTGCTGGGTCTGTGTGACGGAGAGATCGAGTCCAAGAAGCAACGATGCTCCTATCTGACCAACAAAGTGGGGGGTCGGCCGGACTGGCCGCCGGGCATCGCTGCACGTTCACCGCGATGCGGCCGCTGCAGAGTCCCGCTAGTCCACGTGGTGCAGGTGTACTGCCCCGTGGACACGTCTCCGTACCACAGGAACCTCCACCTCTTCGCGTGCCCGGGAGCTGAGTGCAGCGGTCGGTCAGAGTGCTGGGCGGTGCTCCGCTCACAGTGCCTGGAGGCAGAGGTGCGGACACCCGGGCCGCCTGCACTGGCTCGGGAGGCTCCTCTGCGGGTCACTGACTGGTGTGACACCGCTGACGACTGGGGGATGGGGGGAGAGGAAGATGATGATGGATGGGGAGGAGGTGCGAAGCAGAACACACCTGTGAAGGAGGAGACAGGAGCTCCAGAGGCAGCAG tCGGTGAGACAGACATCAGCAGCCGCCTTTGTGACCTCAGTCTGGGGGACTTGCAGGAGGACGTGTCCACCTTCCGTCCATTCTTCATCAGCGTGGTTGAGGAGACGGATGTGTGCGGGGAGGACAGCGACCTGGAGCACGCTCAGGACCTGCTGAGGGAGTACGAGAGGCGAGAGGGCGTGGCGGTGGGAGAGTTGGAGGGAAGCGGAGGAGGCGGGGACGAGAAGTACGAGAAGACCAGAGCCCGACATGGAGATGCCGTCTTCTCCAGGTTCATGAAGACGATCTCTGTGTGTCCGCAGCAGATCCTGCGCTACTGCCGCAGCGGGAAGCCGCTCTTCATCTCCGAGCCGCCGTCCAATGTGGCGCAGCTGGTGCCGGCGTGTGGCTCCTGCGGCGGCTCCCGGACATTCGAGCTGCAGCTGATGCCCGCGCTGGTAAGCCTGCTGCAGGGGAACGCGG GTGCGGGGGTGGAGCTGGAGTTTGGGACGGTGCTAGTCTACACCTGCACAGACAGCTGCTGGACATCCGGGTCGGACTCGGCCGTGGAGGAATTCTGCTTCGTTCAAACGGACCCAGACCAGCAGCTCTTTGTGTGA